The proteins below are encoded in one region of Puniceicoccus vermicola:
- a CDS encoding L-rhamnose isomerase, with translation MSYPESLERYAALGVDTEQALQTLAKTPISLHCWQGDDVNGFEGSTGDSGGIAATGNYPGRARTPEELRSDMNKAGSLIPGAKRLNLHAIYADAPEIPDRTELTSEHFRPWIEWAKEQQFGLDFNPTCFGHPMAESGFTLSSADSRIRQYWIDHCIACRKIAADIGEELRNPVVTNIWIPDGYKDVPVDRAAPRQRLEESLDTVLAADVSKEWNIDAVESKLFGIGVESYTVGSHEFYLGYAVKNQICLCLDAGHFHPTESIAEKISSALQFVPSLLTHVSRGVRWDSDHVVLLDDPTKAIFEEIVRCDALDRTHIGLDFFDASINRIAAWVIGTRASQKSLLLALLEPTDELRKLEAEGDYTGRLALLEATKSLPWSEVWNEHCRRSGVPLDTDWMKDVRTYEKEVLSGRV, from the coding sequence ATGTCATACCCTGAATCTCTCGAACGCTACGCCGCCCTCGGCGTCGACACGGAACAAGCACTCCAGACCTTGGCCAAGACCCCGATTTCGCTGCATTGCTGGCAGGGAGACGACGTAAACGGCTTCGAAGGCAGCACGGGCGATAGCGGCGGGATCGCTGCGACCGGGAATTATCCGGGCCGGGCCCGCACACCCGAGGAGCTCCGGTCCGACATGAACAAAGCCGGATCGCTGATTCCCGGTGCCAAGCGCCTGAATCTCCACGCGATTTACGCCGATGCCCCCGAAATTCCCGACCGAACTGAGCTGACAAGCGAGCATTTCCGCCCTTGGATCGAATGGGCGAAGGAGCAGCAGTTCGGGCTCGATTTCAATCCCACCTGCTTCGGCCATCCGATGGCCGAAAGTGGCTTCACCTTGAGCAGCGCCGATTCCCGCATCCGCCAATACTGGATCGACCACTGCATCGCCTGCCGCAAAATCGCCGCCGACATCGGAGAAGAACTCCGGAATCCCGTCGTGACCAACATCTGGATTCCCGACGGCTACAAGGACGTGCCGGTCGACCGCGCCGCTCCCCGTCAGAGGCTCGAAGAGAGTCTCGACACGGTCCTCGCAGCGGACGTCTCCAAAGAGTGGAATATTGACGCTGTGGAGAGCAAACTCTTCGGAATCGGTGTCGAGAGTTACACGGTTGGCAGCCACGAATTTTATCTCGGCTACGCGGTGAAGAACCAAATCTGCCTCTGCCTCGATGCGGGTCATTTCCACCCGACTGAATCGATTGCCGAAAAGATCTCCAGCGCTCTTCAATTTGTTCCCAGCCTCTTGACCCACGTCAGCCGCGGCGTCCGCTGGGACAGTGACCACGTCGTCCTCCTCGACGATCCGACGAAAGCGATTTTCGAAGAGATCGTCCGCTGCGACGCCCTGGATCGGACCCACATCGGACTCGACTTTTTCGATGCCTCCATCAACCGCATCGCCGCTTGGGTCATCGGCACCCGCGCCAGCCAAAAGAGCCTCCTTCTCGCCCTCCTCGAGCCAACCGACGAGCTGCGCAAGCTGGAAGCCGAGGGAGACTACACCGGCCGTCTCGCCCTGCTGGAAGCGACCAAGTCTCTCCCCTGGAGCGAAGTCTGGAATGAGCATTGCCGTCGGAGCGGCGTCCCCCTCGACACCGATTGGATGAAAGACGTCCGCACTTACGAGAAGGAAGTGCTTTCCGGGAGAGTCTAA
- a CDS encoding IS110 family transposase, with protein sequence MKLYMALELSNTKWKLAFSTGEKIRLITIEARDQLAFQSALKATRDKWQLGEDIEVFSVYEAGRDGFWIHRWLEGLGINNVIVDPASIEVNRRKRRAKTDRLDAKALLRQLIRYHGGEHTLWSVVRVPSVEQEDLRRREREIKRLKKEIGAGTARIKSLLVLHGLRLDSLSKLDTRLDSLLGWDNRPLPEHIRSEIAREYERVEFARTQLKALERARTARIAKPQTKAERQAHKLTRLKAVGVISAMTLSEEFFSWREFRNVRQVGACAGLDGSPYDSGDSKNEQGISKAGNAKVRALMIELAWSWLRNQPQSDLAKWFDNNFARGKRSRRIGIVALARKLLVALWKYLEKDELPAGALLKETA encoded by the coding sequence ATGAAGTTATACATGGCGCTGGAACTGAGCAATACTAAATGGAAGCTGGCCTTCTCGACGGGAGAGAAGATACGGCTGATCACGATCGAGGCTCGTGATCAGTTGGCCTTTCAATCGGCCCTGAAGGCGACTCGGGACAAGTGGCAGCTAGGCGAAGACATTGAGGTTTTCAGTGTCTACGAAGCGGGCCGGGACGGTTTCTGGATCCACCGCTGGCTGGAGGGGTTGGGGATCAACAACGTCATCGTTGATCCCGCCAGCATTGAGGTGAACCGCCGCAAACGCCGAGCCAAGACTGACCGCCTGGACGCCAAGGCCTTGCTGCGTCAGCTGATTCGCTACCACGGCGGTGAGCATACGCTCTGGTCTGTCGTGCGCGTGCCGAGCGTGGAGCAGGAAGACCTGCGTCGGCGCGAGCGAGAGATCAAGCGACTGAAGAAGGAGATCGGTGCGGGCACAGCCCGGATCAAAAGCCTGCTTGTTTTGCATGGACTTCGCCTCGATTCACTTAGCAAGCTCGATACACGGCTCGATTCGCTGCTCGGTTGGGACAACCGCCCCCTCCCGGAACATATACGCAGCGAGATCGCCCGCGAATACGAACGCGTGGAGTTTGCCCGCACCCAACTCAAGGCTCTGGAACGTGCGCGGACTGCCCGAATCGCAAAGCCCCAAACAAAGGCCGAGCGACAGGCCCACAAGCTCACCCGGCTCAAGGCCGTTGGCGTCATCAGCGCCATGACCTTAAGCGAGGAGTTCTTCAGCTGGCGAGAGTTCCGCAACGTCCGGCAAGTCGGCGCCTGCGCCGGTCTGGATGGCTCCCCCTACGACAGCGGCGACAGCAAGAACGAACAAGGCATCAGTAAAGCCGGCAATGCCAAGGTCCGGGCCCTGATGATCGAGCTGGCCTGGTCGTGGCTGAGGAACCAACCCCAGTCGGATCTGGCCAAATGGTTCGACAACAACTTCGCCAGGGGAAAACGCAGCCGAAGAATCGGCATCGTCGCTCTGGCGCGCAAGCTACTGGTGGCTCTGTGGAAGTACTTGGAAAAAGACGAACTCCCCGCTGGGGCTCTCCTCAAAGAGACTGCCTGA